One window of the Dreissena polymorpha isolate Duluth1 chromosome 5, UMN_Dpol_1.0, whole genome shotgun sequence genome contains the following:
- the LOC127882064 gene encoding NF-kappa-B inhibitor alpha-like, translating to MDNQDPFNSLPSVLFENNNNIANSNTEDMNTPVADPKQANEIIENQLDSIYTDGFSSSMFIPSTFLSDNGHIELSTQSRTPYTASHDKTVTEPCVVPDDPTADHQINATSASDEENGQPQSSSGSVAYYTESLSSEESQEEEIDENGDTPLHKAIIDGVTFVDMGEIPAQYINHQNYLRQTPLNLAVLTNNPENVKLLLKCNADPNILDSKLRSPVHIACSKENVPCLKALLDSQHKRPNQMLRTHDSEGQNCLHIVVNNKNAELAKVLLDRGADINAADRKSGRTALHFAVETGNTEMIRFLLQYLENNGGLQLDARTYAGETPLKLAHGRGNTDVVAILEPLYPASERRNPYDDSDDDDSGDETN from the coding sequence ATGGATAATCAAGACCCCTTTAATTCTCTTCCTTCTGTGTTGTTTGAGAACAATAACAATATCGCAAATAGCAACACAGAGGACATGAACACGCCAGTGGCAGATCCAAAGCAAGCAAATGAGATTATAGAAAATCAACTTGATTCGATTTACACTGATGGGTTTTCAAGCAGTATGTTTATACCATCTACATTTCTTTCGGACAATGGTCATATTGAACTGAGCACACAAAGTCGAACGCCCTATACTGCATCACACGACAAAACAGTGACAGAACCATGTGTAGTTCCTGATGACCCAACGGCTGATCACCAAATCAATGCAACATCAGCTTCTGATGAAGAAAATGGACAGCCACAGTCAAGTTCTGGCTCAGTCGCCTATTATACCGAGAGTCTGAGTTCCGAGGAATCGCAAGAAGAGGAAATAGACGAAAATGGCGACACCCCACTACACAAAGCCATAATTGACGGTGTCACGTTTGTGGACATGGGTGAGATACCAGCTCAGTATATCAATCACCAGAACTACCTGCGACAGACACCTCTGAATCTTGCTGTGCTGACAAATAATCCCGAAAATGTCAAGTTGCTGCTTAAATGCAATGCAGACCCAAATATACTAGATTCGAAGCTGAGATCTCCTGTTCATATAGCCTGTTCAAAAGAAAATGTCCCGTGTCTGAAGGCTTTGCTTGATTCGCAACACAAACGACCCAATCAAATGCTACGTACCCATGACAGTGAAGGGCAAAATTGCCTTCACATCGTTGTTAACAACAAAAACGCGGAACTAGCTAAGGTTCTGTTAGACCGAGGGGCAGACATCAACGCCGCTGATAGGAAAAGTGGCCGTACTGCTTTACATTTTGCGGTGGAAACTGGAAATACCGAAATGATAAGGTTCCTGCTTCAGTACCTGGAAAACAATGGGGGACTCCAATTGGATGCGCGGACGTACGCTGGTGAAACGCCGTTGAAGCTAGCTCACGGTAGAGGAAATACAGATGTCGTTGCAATCCTCGAACCATTGTACCCGGCTTCAGAAAGACGGAACCCATATGATGATTCCGACGACGATGATAGTGGTGACGAAACAAACTAG
- the LOC127882176 gene encoding sodium/myo-inositol cotransporter-like yields MTTSEERLALFKAEYKQTSDVALTTSDLGVVIAYFVIIIAIGIVAMCYSNRSTLGGFFLAGRSMSFLPIGASLFVSNIGTEHFIGLSGSGAASGIGVGAWEFNAILLLQLLGWIFIPVYIACGTYTMPEYLTKRFGGERLRVYFAFLSLVLYIFTKCSGDLFTGAIFIQQSLRWNLYVCIVFLVVVTGVLTMTGGLTAVIYTDTMQCALMVGGGLWLMIESFKKIGGYDGLVRRYPNATTKPEYRIPNTTCHETDPNAFRMLREVDDDYMPWLGFLLGQTPGSIWYWCADQVIVQRLLAAKSLSHAQGATLMAGFIKVLPLFMMVMPGMISRILFADEVACVDPNICNYVCQSEAGCSSIAYPRLVLGVMPEGLRGLMMAVMIAALMSDLDSIFNSASTLFTVDVYTKIRRNCSQREQMIVGRLFIVVMIGVSIAWVPVLKETQGGQVFIYIQEITNYLAPPFAAVFLLAVFVPRVNEQGAFWALMVAFVTGVTRMVLSFVYYNAGGCGVEDWRPALLRNFHYMYFSLFLTLLTAVVAVVVSLCTAPPHEKHLARTTFWTRKSPKYIDDVNDDVTKENTENITKDQNGPTNLAASGDSKMQIFNVEERMVFRDPDLDRIQTVDIKKESTTSCSDRALNLVCGLTTEVDEEKERQLQMHMEKVASLRQNRCAKIGLNIGMVMILGLGVFLYVFFSFWKYQPLNM; encoded by the exons ATGACGACGTCAGAAGAGCGTTTGGCGCTGTTCAAGGCGGAGTACAAGCAGACGTCAGACGTAGCGTTGACAACATCGGATCTCGGTGTCGTCATAGCCtacttcgtcatcatcatcgccatcggCATCGTG GCTATGTGTTACTCAAATCGGAGTACGCTGGGCGGATTCTTCCTTGCCGGACGCTCCATGAGTTTCCTTCCT ATTGGAGCTTCCCTATTCGTCAGCAACATCGGTACAGAACATTTCATCGGGCTCTCAGGGTCCGGCGCTGCCTCGGGGATCGGTGTGGGCGCCTGGGAGTTCAAT GCGATTCTGCTCCTACAACTGCTTGGATGGATATTCATTCCCGTCTACATTGCCTGTGGG ACGTACACGATGCCGGAGTACCTGACGAAGCGATTCGGCGGCGAAAGGCTGCGAGTTTACTTCGCCTTCCTGTCCCTCGTACTCTACATCTTCACAAAGTGCTCC GGTGACCTCTTCACGGGCGCCATCTTTATTCAGCAGTCACTTCGCTGGAACCTCTACGTCTGTATCGTGTTCCTCGTGGTCGTCACTGGCGTTCTCACGATGACAG GCGGTCTCACTGCCGTAATCTACACGGATACGATGCAGTGCGCTCTGATGGTGGGCGGAGGACTGTGgctcatgatagaaa GCTTTAAAAAGATCGGCGGATACGACGGACTTGTCCGAAGGTACCCGAACGCTACGACAAAACCCGAGTACCGAATACCGAACACGACGTGTCACGAGACGGATCCGAATGCTTTCCGTATGCTCCGAGAAGTTGACGACGACTATATGCCGTGGCTTGGTTTTTTGTTAGGCCAGACGCCTGGTTCCATATGGTACTGGTGCGCCGACCAG GTGATTGTACAGCGCCTCCTTGCGGCAAAAAGTCTGTCGCACGCGCAGGGGGCAACGCTGATGGCGGGGTTCATCAAAGTGCTTCCGCTTTTCATGATGGTGATGCCGGGAATGATCAGCAGGATCCTATTTGCAG ACGAAGTTGCTTGTGTAGACCCAAACATATGTAATTACGTCTGTCAGAGCGAGGCTGGCTGCAGTAGTATCGCCTACCCGCGTCTCGTGCTTGGGGTCATGCCAGAAG GTCTACGCGGTCTGATGATGGCGGTGATGATAGCCGCTCTGATGAGCGACCTTGACTCCATCTTTAACAGCGCCAGCACGCTCTTCACCGTGGACGTGTACACGAAGATCCGCCGGAACTGCTCCCAGCGGGAACAGATGATCGTGGGCAG GCTTTTTATCGTGGTGATGATCGGCGTCTCCATCGCCTGGGTGCCCGTGCTGAAGGAGACCCAGGGCGGTCAGGTGTTCATCTACATCCAGGAGATCACCAACTACCTCGCACCGCCGTTCGCCGCAGTCTTCCTGCTCGCGGTATTCGTGCCGCGCGTCAACGAACAG GGTGCGTTTTGGGCACTCATGGTGGCGTTCGTCACCGGGGTGACCCGGATGGTGCTCTCCTTCGTCTACTACAACGCCGGCGGCTGCGGGGTGGAGGACTGGCGGCCGGCGCTACTACGGAACTTCCACTACATGTACTTCTCGCTGTTCCTTACCCTACTAACCGCCGTCGTCGCCGTTGTCGTCAGTCTCTGCACGGCGCCGCCGCACGAGAAACAC CTGGCCCGCACAACCTTCTGGACGCGCAAATCACCAAAATACATCGATGACGTAAACGATGACGTCACGAAAGAGAACACAGAGAACATCACGAAGGATCAGAACGGACCGACGAATCTAGCCGCCAGTGGCGACAGCAAGATGCAGATCTTCAATGTGGAAGAGAGAATGGTGTTCCGGGACCCCGACCTTGACCGGATACAGACTGTGGACATAAAAA AAGAATCAACAACTTCCTGTTCTGATCGCGCGCTCAATCTCGTCTGCGGTCTCACAACGGAAGTGGACGAAGAGAAAGAACGACAACTCCAGATGCACATGGAGAAAGTTGCATCCCTTAGACAAAACAG GTGCGCGAAGATCGGCCTCAATATCGGCATGGTGATGATTCTCGGTCTTGGTGTATTCCTTTACGTCTTTTTCTCTTTTTGGAAATACCAGCCGCTTAATATGTAG